From Synechococcus sp. A10-1-5-1, a single genomic window includes:
- a CDS encoding ATP adenylyltransferase — protein MGDLGRYGAAALLCSDVAEANGALVPLETALEPLESCTPFVIRRLESATPKHLRREGPKPNPFLPWDTRLEVERLGTTHLLLLNKYPVQRGHLLLITQQWKPQSGWLETDDWVQLAAVDGETTGLWFFNSCAEAGASQPHRHLQLLPRQASEVSCPLDAAITAQLAGDEEPWPWRYQLSRRTQSRGPGAAKELQQLYHQQLSRLGLGDPQTADRPLAPYNALISPEWFMTVARGKEHSAGFSVNALGFAGYLLLTEGSDREWLGRHGPLELLRSVAMAP, from the coding sequence ATGGGCGATCTTGGCCGCTACGGAGCGGCGGCGTTGCTATGCAGCGACGTTGCCGAAGCCAATGGCGCCCTGGTTCCCCTGGAGACCGCACTCGAGCCCTTGGAGAGCTGCACGCCGTTCGTTATCCGGCGATTGGAATCGGCGACGCCAAAGCACCTACGCCGGGAAGGCCCCAAACCGAATCCTTTTTTGCCTTGGGATACGCGGTTGGAGGTGGAACGCCTCGGAACCACGCATCTGTTGCTGCTGAACAAGTACCCGGTGCAACGGGGCCACCTGCTGTTGATCACGCAGCAGTGGAAACCGCAATCGGGTTGGCTGGAGACGGACGATTGGGTGCAGTTGGCTGCGGTGGATGGCGAGACCACGGGCCTGTGGTTTTTCAACAGTTGTGCTGAAGCCGGAGCCAGCCAACCGCACCGTCACTTGCAGCTGCTCCCGCGGCAGGCCTCAGAGGTCAGTTGCCCACTGGATGCCGCGATCACAGCCCAGCTCGCTGGAGACGAAGAACCCTGGCCCTGGCGCTATCAACTGAGCCGACGTACCCAGAGCCGGGGTCCAGGGGCTGCGAAAGAACTCCAGCAGCTCTACCACCAACAGTTGTCGCGCTTGGGGCTCGGAGATCCCCAGACAGCGGACCGTCCGCTCGCTCCCTACAACGCCCTGATCAGTCCTGAGTGGTTCATGACGGTGGCCCGGGGCAAGGAACATTCCGCCGGTTTCAGCGTGAACGCCCTCGGGTTCGCGGGTTACCTGCTGCTCACAGAGGGGTCCGATCGCGAATGGTTAGGCAGACACGGACCGTTGGAGTTGTTGCGCTCTGTGGCCATGGCTCCGTGA
- a CDS encoding PhzF family phenazine biosynthesis protein, producing the protein MQRAVLIEAFAEGPLRGNGAAVVELHQAAGAKWMQDLAGSLKQSETAFLWSNAEGQWCLRWFTPTCEVPLCGHATLASTLALQRWGAIRSGEDLVLASRSGGLTIRVEPETEGAASLVLPSEPLVGLDYPSYLTDVLGGEPIGYWGSTLGYRVVLLSNDIVLETLTGVSECLEGADRQGLVVMQALPSDSSIRLLGQPCDYQLRFFAPGLGIEEDPVTGSAHALVAPWWAEQLSKTELHGWQASGRCGGMRCEVLEGYQIRLTGTGHVLWEGTIDAGTPGHEPGAWSVCRTERHSAA; encoded by the coding sequence GTGCAGCGCGCTGTGCTGATTGAGGCCTTCGCCGAGGGGCCGCTGCGCGGGAATGGTGCGGCGGTGGTTGAACTCCACCAGGCGGCGGGCGCCAAGTGGATGCAAGATTTGGCTGGCAGTTTGAAGCAGTCGGAGACCGCCTTTCTTTGGTCGAACGCAGAGGGACAGTGGTGTCTGCGCTGGTTCACACCGACCTGCGAGGTGCCTCTGTGTGGCCACGCCACCTTGGCTTCAACGTTGGCCTTGCAGCGTTGGGGAGCGATAAGAAGCGGAGAGGATCTGGTGCTGGCCTCTCGAAGTGGCGGCTTAACGATTCGAGTGGAGCCAGAGACGGAGGGGGCAGCTTCACTCGTCCTGCCCAGTGAGCCGCTGGTTGGACTCGATTATCCGAGCTATCTAACCGATGTCTTGGGTGGCGAACCCATCGGCTATTGGGGATCGACTCTGGGGTATCGCGTCGTGCTTCTCAGCAACGACATCGTTCTCGAGACGCTCACAGGGGTCAGCGAATGCCTTGAAGGAGCAGATCGGCAGGGCCTTGTCGTCATGCAAGCCCTCCCCTCGGACAGCTCCATTCGCCTCTTGGGCCAACCGTGTGACTATCAGCTTCGATTCTTTGCTCCAGGGCTTGGCATTGAAGAGGACCCCGTCACGGGTTCGGCCCATGCTTTGGTGGCGCCTTGGTGGGCAGAGCAGCTTTCTAAAACCGAGTTGCATGGATGGCAGGCCTCAGGGCGCTGTGGCGGGATGCGCTGTGAGGTGCTCGAGGGCTATCAGATCCGGCTAACTGGAACAGGCCACGTGCTCTGGGAGGGCACGATCGATGCCGGCACACCAGGTCATGAGCCTGGCGCTTGGAGCGTCTGCAGGACAGAGCGTCATTCAGCAGCCTGA
- a CDS encoding NAD(P)H-dependent glycerol-3-phosphate dehydrogenase, whose amino-acid sequence MSLAIGVLGLGAWGHTLAGLFERQGHRVRSWSRRSGGDPVAVIQGSDLVLVALALDGVKQLAPELGPRWDQQVPLVSCSKGLDPECQRTASQMWNVANPELRLLVLSGPNLASELAQGCPAASVLASQDQPLVEQLQRQLSSDQLRLYGSDDPLGVELAGALKNVMAIAGGICDGLQLGANAKASLLCRGMAEMSLVIQQLGGDQASLYGLAGLGDLLATANSPLSRNYRFGLALAGGQTAPEALMGVGATVEGYKTAQAVAGMGQRHGWALPICQQVVALAEGRCSPKEAVHALMQRSLRGEQG is encoded by the coding sequence ATGTCTCTGGCCATTGGCGTCCTGGGCCTTGGAGCCTGGGGTCACACCCTGGCAGGCCTCTTTGAGCGGCAAGGGCACAGAGTTCGGAGTTGGAGTCGTCGCAGTGGGGGAGATCCTGTGGCGGTCATCCAGGGGTCTGATCTGGTGCTTGTTGCTCTTGCCCTTGATGGGGTCAAGCAGCTCGCACCAGAGCTGGGCCCGCGGTGGGACCAGCAGGTGCCCCTGGTGAGCTGCAGCAAGGGACTCGATCCTGAATGCCAACGCACCGCCAGCCAGATGTGGAACGTTGCGAACCCGGAGCTGCGTCTGCTGGTGCTGAGCGGTCCCAACCTGGCCAGTGAATTGGCCCAGGGTTGTCCAGCAGCCAGCGTCCTGGCAAGTCAAGACCAACCGCTGGTGGAACAGCTGCAGAGACAGCTCAGCAGTGACCAATTGCGTCTCTATGGAAGCGACGATCCACTTGGGGTGGAGCTGGCTGGAGCACTCAAAAATGTGATGGCTATCGCAGGGGGGATCTGTGATGGCCTGCAGCTTGGCGCCAACGCCAAGGCCTCCTTGCTTTGCAGGGGCATGGCGGAAATGAGTCTGGTGATTCAGCAGCTGGGGGGTGACCAGGCCAGCCTCTATGGCTTGGCAGGGCTGGGTGATCTCTTGGCAACGGCCAACAGCCCTCTAAGCCGGAACTACCGCTTTGGCTTGGCCTTGGCAGGTGGGCAAACCGCCCCTGAGGCCCTGATGGGTGTCGGTGCCACTGTGGAGGGCTACAAGACCGCCCAAGCGGTCGCAGGCATGGGGCAGAGACACGGATGGGCACTTCCGATTTGCCAGCAGGTCGTGGCCCTGGCAGAGGGGCGCTGTAGCCCGAAGGAGGCCGTCCATGCCTTAATGCAGCGGAGTCTTCGCGGCGAACAGGGATAA
- a CDS encoding DUF2237 family protein codes for MNAAETMPLNVLGNPLQECGCDPMTGWFRDGSCRTDAADLGRHSVCCVVNEQFLSYSKAQGNDLTTPMPAYDFPGLKPGDHWCVCAARWLEAYQDGMAPPVRLEACEDSALAIIPLELLQGHAAAA; via the coding sequence ATGAACGCAGCCGAGACCATGCCCCTCAATGTTTTGGGAAACCCCCTGCAGGAGTGTGGATGTGACCCGATGACAGGCTGGTTTCGCGATGGAAGCTGCCGGACGGATGCGGCCGATTTAGGGCGTCACAGCGTTTGTTGCGTCGTCAATGAGCAATTTCTCAGCTACTCGAAGGCCCAGGGCAATGATTTGACGACGCCGATGCCGGCCTACGACTTTCCAGGGCTCAAGCCAGGTGATCACTGGTGCGTTTGTGCAGCCCGCTGGTTGGAGGCTTACCAAGACGGCATGGCCCCGCCGGTACGGCTGGAGGCCTGTGAGGACTCCGCCCTTGCCATCATTCCTCTGGAGCTCCTCCAGGGCCACGCCGCGGCCGCCTGA
- a CDS encoding DUF4090 family protein gives MAIAGPGGVDAAIASGIDLDGSPIPQDMLALYNEVMDLESQRARSGVKKSMRNRVVKTGSKHFDQQTLDARLKAAGWDGLKEKEVAFFYGS, from the coding sequence ATGGCCATTGCTGGACCTGGCGGCGTTGATGCTGCAATCGCCTCGGGCATTGACCTTGATGGCAGTCCAATTCCCCAGGACATGTTGGCCCTCTACAACGAGGTAATGGACCTGGAGAGCCAGCGCGCTCGTAGTGGCGTCAAGAAATCGATGCGGAATCGAGTGGTCAAGACCGGTTCGAAACACTTCGACCAGCAGACCCTCGATGCTCGCCTCAAGGCTGCCGGTTGGGATGGTCTAAAGGAGAAAGAGGTGGCCTTCTTCTACGGCAGCTGA
- the metH gene encoding methionine synthase, with protein MLATQRIGFLERLHSPERPVLVFDGATGTSLQQMDLTADDFGGLALEGCNENLVFTRPDAVQAVHRQFLEAGCDVIETDTFGATSTVLAEYDIEDRAFELNQRAAELAREMAAAYSTPDKPRFVAGSMGPTTKLPTLGHIGFDEMRDSFAEQAEGLIAGDVDLFIVETCQDVLQIKAALQGIEQAFAKTGQRRPLMVSVTMETTGTMLVGSDIAAVVSILEPFPIDVLGLNCATGPEQMKEHVRYLSAHSPFVVSCIPNAGLPENIGGVAHYRLTPTEMKMQLMHFVEDLGVQVIGGCCGTTPAHIAALAELASELKPAERSVRGSVEPDPEAPRPALQYEPSASSIYGVTPYQQDNSFLIIGERLNASGSKKVRELLAEEDWDGLVSVARGQVKENAHVLDVNVDYVGRDGEADMHALVSRLVTNVNLPLMLDSTEWQKMEAGLKVAGGKCILNSTNYEDGDERFFKVLELARNYGAAVVVGTIDEEGMARTAERKFAIAQRAYRDAVEFGIPAHEIFYDPLALPISTGIEEDRENGLATVQAIRMIRENLPGVHVVLGVSNVSFGLSPAARIVLNSVFLHDCCEAGMDAAIVSPAKILPLIKISEEHQQVCRDLINDSRRFENGVCVYDPLTELTTLFEGVSTKEARASGPSLTDLPIEERLKQHIIDGERIGLEDALKIALETYQPLQIINTYLLDGMKVVGELFGSGQMQLPFVLQSAETMKSAVAFLEPLMDKVEGESSAKAKFLIATVKGDVHDIGKNLVDIILTNNGYEVINLGIKQPVEAIIEAQQEHNADCIAMSGLLVKSTAFMKDNLAAFNDAGINVPVILGGAALTPRFVNKDCREVYGGQVIYGRDAFADLRFMDALVSAKADEQWDNVQGFLGSIPDGLGLENVNEVDRSDSSADAPAAESAGAAALTVTTERSDTVPEEQALTPPFWGSQVLLEYTIDIEEVFGFLDRNALFAGQWQLRKAQGQSREDYEAMLAEKAEPVLQHWKQRCIDEVLLTPRVAYGYFPCGRDGNALVVFDPEERQIELGRFELPRQRSGNRYCIADFYRDLAPGASDVLPMQAVTMGERATEFAQELFKGDQYSDYLYFHGLGVQMAEALAEWVHARIRSELGYPDPAEMPLRDVLAQRYRGSRYSFGYPACPNVPDSRQQLSWLGSERIGLSMDESDQLEPEQSTTALVALHSQARYFSA; from the coding sequence ATGCTGGCGACCCAACGAATCGGTTTTCTCGAGCGACTGCACAGCCCAGAGCGGCCCGTGTTGGTTTTTGATGGCGCAACCGGAACGTCCTTGCAGCAGATGGATCTGACTGCCGATGATTTCGGTGGTCTGGCCCTCGAGGGCTGCAATGAAAACCTCGTCTTCACCCGACCGGATGCCGTCCAGGCCGTCCATCGACAGTTCCTTGAGGCGGGCTGCGATGTGATCGAGACCGACACCTTCGGAGCGACCTCCACGGTGTTGGCCGAATACGACATCGAAGACCGGGCTTTTGAGCTGAATCAGCGAGCGGCGGAACTCGCTCGGGAAATGGCTGCGGCGTACTCGACGCCCGATAAACCAAGGTTTGTGGCGGGCTCCATGGGCCCGACGACAAAGCTGCCAACCCTGGGGCACATCGGCTTCGATGAGATGCGCGACTCTTTTGCCGAACAAGCAGAAGGCTTGATCGCAGGCGATGTTGATCTTTTCATCGTTGAAACCTGCCAGGACGTTCTGCAAATCAAGGCAGCGCTCCAAGGGATTGAACAGGCCTTTGCAAAAACGGGACAGCGGCGGCCCTTGATGGTCAGCGTGACGATGGAGACCACCGGCACGATGCTGGTGGGCTCGGACATCGCAGCTGTGGTCTCCATTCTTGAGCCATTTCCGATCGATGTCCTCGGTCTGAACTGCGCGACGGGCCCCGAGCAGATGAAGGAGCACGTCCGCTACCTCTCGGCCCACAGTCCCTTCGTGGTGAGTTGTATCCCGAACGCGGGATTACCCGAAAACATTGGGGGTGTGGCGCACTACCGGCTCACCCCTACTGAGATGAAGATGCAACTGATGCACTTCGTTGAAGACCTGGGTGTTCAGGTCATCGGTGGATGCTGCGGCACCACACCGGCCCATATCGCAGCTCTTGCTGAGCTCGCTTCAGAGTTGAAGCCGGCTGAACGCTCCGTGCGTGGCAGTGTTGAGCCCGATCCCGAGGCACCCCGGCCAGCCCTGCAGTATGAGCCGTCGGCGAGCTCGATTTACGGCGTCACCCCGTACCAGCAGGACAACTCCTTCCTGATCATTGGTGAGCGTCTCAACGCCAGCGGCTCCAAGAAAGTTCGGGAGTTGCTCGCTGAAGAGGACTGGGATGGCCTGGTGTCGGTGGCCAGGGGCCAGGTCAAGGAGAATGCCCACGTTCTCGACGTCAACGTCGACTACGTCGGTCGCGATGGTGAGGCCGACATGCATGCGTTGGTGAGCCGTTTGGTGACCAACGTCAACCTTCCACTGATGCTGGACTCCACGGAGTGGCAAAAGATGGAAGCCGGCCTCAAGGTGGCCGGTGGTAAGTGCATCCTCAACTCCACCAACTACGAAGACGGCGACGAGCGCTTTTTCAAGGTGCTCGAACTGGCACGCAACTACGGCGCCGCCGTGGTGGTCGGAACCATCGACGAAGAGGGGATGGCCCGGACTGCGGAGCGTAAGTTTGCGATCGCCCAACGGGCTTATCGCGATGCCGTGGAATTCGGCATTCCCGCCCACGAGATTTTCTACGACCCTCTAGCGCTACCGATCTCAACGGGCATCGAAGAGGACCGCGAAAACGGACTCGCCACGGTTCAGGCGATTCGCATGATTCGCGAAAACCTCCCGGGCGTGCATGTCGTCCTTGGAGTCAGCAATGTCAGCTTTGGTCTCTCACCAGCGGCTCGGATTGTCCTGAACTCCGTCTTTTTGCATGACTGCTGTGAGGCGGGCATGGATGCGGCGATTGTCAGCCCCGCCAAGATCCTCCCCCTGATCAAGATCAGTGAGGAGCACCAACAGGTCTGCCGAGACCTGATCAACGACAGCAGGCGCTTTGAGAATGGAGTCTGCGTCTATGACCCCCTCACCGAACTGACCACCCTGTTCGAAGGGGTCTCAACAAAGGAGGCGAGAGCTTCCGGTCCGTCCTTGACCGATCTGCCCATCGAGGAGCGTCTGAAGCAACACATCATCGACGGCGAGCGCATTGGTTTGGAAGATGCGCTGAAAATCGCACTTGAAACCTATCAACCACTCCAGATCATCAATACCTATTTGCTGGATGGCATGAAGGTGGTTGGTGAGCTCTTTGGTTCAGGCCAAATGCAGTTGCCCTTCGTCCTGCAAAGTGCCGAGACGATGAAGTCAGCCGTCGCCTTCCTCGAACCCTTGATGGACAAGGTGGAAGGCGAGAGTTCAGCTAAGGCCAAGTTTTTAATCGCCACGGTCAAGGGTGATGTCCATGACATCGGCAAGAACCTTGTCGACATCATTCTGACGAACAACGGTTATGAAGTGATCAACCTGGGGATCAAACAGCCTGTTGAGGCGATCATTGAAGCCCAGCAAGAACACAACGCCGATTGCATTGCCATGAGCGGACTGTTGGTCAAATCAACAGCCTTCATGAAGGACAATCTCGCGGCCTTCAACGATGCGGGGATCAATGTTCCTGTCATCCTTGGCGGAGCGGCCCTGACCCCTCGCTTTGTCAACAAGGACTGCCGCGAGGTCTACGGCGGGCAGGTGATCTACGGGCGGGATGCCTTCGCAGATCTTCGGTTTATGGACGCCCTTGTCTCGGCCAAGGCGGACGAGCAGTGGGACAACGTCCAAGGTTTCCTTGGGTCGATCCCCGATGGACTGGGTCTCGAAAACGTCAACGAGGTCGACCGCTCCGATTCCTCCGCTGATGCACCCGCAGCGGAAAGCGCCGGAGCTGCGGCTCTAACCGTCACGACGGAGCGCTCAGACACCGTCCCGGAGGAACAGGCGCTGACCCCTCCGTTCTGGGGAAGCCAGGTCCTCCTCGAGTACACCATCGATATCGAGGAGGTCTTTGGCTTCCTGGATCGCAATGCCCTCTTCGCTGGTCAGTGGCAGCTGCGTAAGGCCCAGGGCCAGTCCCGAGAGGACTACGAAGCGATGTTGGCGGAGAAGGCCGAGCCGGTCCTCCAGCACTGGAAACAACGCTGCATTGACGAGGTGTTACTCACCCCTCGAGTGGCCTATGGCTATTTCCCCTGCGGCAGGGATGGAAACGCTCTTGTGGTGTTCGATCCCGAGGAGCGCCAGATCGAACTGGGGCGCTTTGAGCTGCCTCGCCAACGCTCCGGCAACCGCTACTGCATTGCCGATTTCTACCGCGATCTAGCCCCCGGAGCCTCTGACGTCCTGCCCATGCAGGCCGTGACCATGGGTGAGCGAGCCACGGAGTTCGCCCAAGAGCTCTTTAAAGGAGATCAATACAGCGATTACCTCTACTTCCATGGGCTTGGTGTGCAAATGGCTGAAGCCCTGGCTGAGTGGGTCCATGCCCGCATTCGCAGTGAATTGGGTTACCCCGACCCTGCGGAGATGCCCCTGCGGGATGTTCTGGCCCAGCGCTATCGCGGCAGCCGCTATTCCTTTGGCTATCCGGCCTGCCCCAATGTGCCTGATTCCCGTCAGCAACTGAGCTGGCTGGGCAGTGAGCGTATTGGGCTGAGCATGGATGAAAGCGACCAGTTGGAGCCGGAGCAGAGCACCACAGCCCTCGTCGCATTGCATAGTCAGGCCCGTTATTTCTCCGCTTAG
- a CDS encoding branched-chain amino acid transaminase has protein sequence MHQFLPYAWFGGKCVPFAEATLSVATHALHYGTGAFGGMRAIPNPADANEILLFRADRHARRLSQSARLLLTELSEDTIHAAIHQFLRANKPTSPVYLRPFVYTSDLGIAPRLHNIETDFLIYGLELGDYLSPEGVSCRISSWTRQEDRSLPLRGKISGAYITSSLAKTEAVKSGFDEALLLNSRGKVSEASGMNLFLVRDGVLITPGVDQDILEGITRSSVLELAKTMGIPTLERPVDKSELFIADEVFLSGTAAKVTPIRRVETTELSAERPVMNAIRERLTAITEGRDPAFDHWVTRIRLDG, from the coding sequence ATGCATCAGTTCCTGCCCTACGCCTGGTTCGGTGGCAAGTGTGTGCCTTTTGCTGAGGCCACCCTCTCGGTAGCGACCCACGCCCTGCATTACGGCACCGGTGCGTTTGGTGGGATGCGGGCCATTCCGAACCCCGCCGATGCCAACGAAATCCTGCTGTTCCGAGCGGATCGCCATGCCAGACGTCTGAGCCAAAGCGCCCGTCTTCTGCTGACCGAACTCAGCGAAGACACGATCCATGCTGCGATCCACCAATTTCTGCGCGCCAATAAACCGACGTCTCCTGTCTATCTGCGGCCATTCGTCTATACGAGCGATCTCGGTATTGCACCCCGCTTACACAACATCGAGACGGACTTCCTGATTTACGGGCTCGAGCTGGGTGATTATCTGTCCCCCGAGGGTGTCAGTTGCAGGATTAGTTCCTGGACCCGCCAGGAGGACCGTTCTCTCCCCCTACGCGGCAAAATCAGTGGTGCTTACATCACCAGTTCGTTAGCGAAGACCGAGGCGGTCAAAAGCGGTTTTGATGAGGCCCTGCTGCTCAATAGCCGCGGCAAGGTCAGCGAGGCCAGCGGCATGAATTTGTTCCTGGTTCGCGACGGTGTCCTGATTACACCTGGGGTCGATCAGGACATCCTTGAGGGCATCACCCGCTCCAGTGTTCTTGAACTGGCCAAGACCATGGGCATACCCACCCTCGAGCGGCCCGTCGATAAAAGTGAGTTGTTCATCGCCGATGAGGTTTTCCTAAGCGGCACGGCTGCGAAGGTCACCCCCATCCGCCGGGTAGAAACGACAGAACTCAGTGCAGAGCGTCCGGTGATGAACGCCATCCGTGAGCGCCTGACGGCCATTACGGAAGGGCGTGATCCAGCCTTCGACCACTGGGTCACCCGCATTCGCCTCGACGGCTGA